GCTGTACGTCAGAAATTTGCCCTACAAAATTACCTCGGATGAGATGTACGATATATTCGGCAAATATGGAGCCATCCGACAGATAAGGGTGTAAGTAGAAATTAATTATCATTCATTCTACCGATTCTAGTAAGACTTTTTTGTGAGTGAAATCCATTGGATAGTTCtactttcaaatattttaatgccGAAGACGACCATAAGATACAACTTTTACTTCACCAACATGTAgatgacaaaatttttgttatcttgTCTATACAATCACAAATCGCacatttttcttagtttttgacATCGAatgtaattattattattactggATAAACACTTAACGCTTCTGATTATTATTACTGGATAAACACTTAAcgcttctgattttttttgttaatatctATTGTAGCGGGAATACACCGGAAACGCGTGGAACAGCTTTTGTTGTATATGAAGATATCTTCGATGCCAAGAACGCATGCGATCACCTATCGGGCTTCAACGTGTGCAATCGATACCTCGTGGTTCTCTACTATCAATCCACGAAGGCCTTCAAACGGTTGGATGTCGACAAGAAACAGGACGAGCTGGATCAAATGAAAGCCAAATACAATATCAATTCGGATGATTTGAGaaagtaaacgaaaaaaaatgtagattttaaGAACCCATTTTTTTAAGAACGGTGAAGTAAAgcattaatttcaaaacatggctctgaatgttttcatatttgagaaaaaaaaaattacctaaagAGACATTTTCCATTGATTAGAAAATATATGTTATATTCTTATCTCACCAATGCATGTGAGTtgataaatttataatattGTTATATTATAATGATAAAAGATCAAATTCAGCTTCTTTATGTGTTTTCCTCTTATTAAATGCTGCAATATAGATATATTGTACATcaggtttttgtgaaaatcgaaTCCTAAATATCAgactt
The sequence above is a segment of the Uranotaenia lowii strain MFRU-FL unplaced genomic scaffold, ASM2978415v1 HiC_scaffold_602, whole genome shotgun sequence genome. Coding sequences within it:
- the LOC129760424 gene encoding splicing factor 3B subunit 6, whose translation is MALAMQKRNNVRLPPEVNRVLYVRNLPYKITSDEMYDIFGKYGAIRQIRVGNTPETRGTAFVVYEDIFDAKNACDHLSGFNVCNRYLVVLYYQSTKAFKRLDVDKKQDELDQMKAKYNINSDDLRK